A window of the Zeugodacus cucurbitae isolate PBARC_wt_2022May chromosome 2, idZeuCucr1.2, whole genome shotgun sequence genome harbors these coding sequences:
- the LOC128919806 gene encoding uncharacterized protein LOC128919806: MPTKIFSDNATNFVGADRKLRELTEAFLAQAPELKRFAADEGFKFIFIPPRAPHFGGLWEAAVKSAKHHIVRVTGNALLTAEELATLLAEVEAILNSRPLTPLSQDPNDGEAFTPAHLLIGCSLRALPPEKVPVDPVRCCERWQLVCCLKQQFWRQWSKVYLTGLQERNKWLHPTRNMQLNDLVLVHEDNVPPQQWVLGRVVATVEGQDGKVRVADVATKTGTIKRPIHKLALLPMDVEGT; encoded by the coding sequence ATGCCGACGAAGATATTCAGCGACAACGCCACCAATTTCGTCGGCGCCGACCGCAAGCTGCGCGAGCTGACAGAAGCATTTCTGGCCCAGGCTCCAGAATTGAAGAGATTCGCCGCAGACGAAGGGTTCAAGTTCATCTTTATACCACCGAGGGCGCCGCACTTCGGAGGATTATGGGAAGCCGCGGTGAAGTCCGCCAAGCACCACATCGTTCGCGTAACAGGCAACGCGCTACTCACCGCAGAGGAGCTAGCAACACTGTTGGCCGAAGTGGAGGCCATACTCAACTCTCGGCCCCTAACACCGTTGAGCCAGGACCCCAACGACGGCGAAGCGTTCACCCCAGCGCATCTACTGATTGGGTGCTCCCTGCGAGCACTACCCCCAGAGAAGGTGCCAGTGGACCCAGTTCGTTGTTGCGAGAGATGGCAACTTGTTTGCTGTCTCAAGCAACAGTTTTGGCGACAGTGGTCCAAAGTATATCTGACGGGCCTTCAGGAGCGGAACAAGTGGCTGCACCCCACACGCAACATGCAGCTCAACGACCTCGTACTCGTCCACGAGGACAACGTGCCACCACAGCAGTGGGTCCTCGGACGCGTCGTCGCAACCGTCGAAGGGCAAGACGGCAAGGTGCGAGTCGCAGACGTGGCAACGAAGACGGGCACAATTAAGCGCCCCATCCACAAACTGGCCTTGCTTCCAATGGATGTTGAAGGAACCTGA